The sequence TCAAAATTGCTCTTGTGTGAACCCGGCACAGCCACCACACATCCGTCGTCGGGTCCATTATCTGTTACAAAATACACGGTATTGAGCATTCGAGAGCGAATATCGCCGTTTCTATAACTGTAATCCGTCGTTGGCACGCCGCGATGCCATCCCCCCTGTTGCGCTCCCTTGAATTTAGAAATTGACCAGGTGTTGATGAGTTGAGGTTCGCCCATAAATGCCTTCAGATAAGGCACGACTTTCGGATGTGCGATCATCAGATCAAAAACGGGATCAAGCCGTAAGAGACCATTCAAACGGACCTGAAATTCTCGACTCTTATCGCAGGTTGGTAGTGGTTTTGGTCTGCCAAAAGTGGGTGCAGATGCCATCCACTCATCTTTATATGTCCTGCTTTCTAAATCAGACAGGACATTCAGAGTGGCTTCACATTCTTCGGGTGTCAATACATTGCGCAGGATCAGAAAGCCACTCAGGTCAAAATGGAACCGGTGTTCGATTGGAATATTATCTGCCATATTTGATGCTCCTGTTATCTTCAATTCAAGCCGAACAACAAGCGAACGTATAGAACGGTTGAAAAATCCAAATAAATGTAGCTTTGTGAACCAATGGCTGCAAGATGAATTTCTACAACTACAGGCTTGAGATTATGCTTAAAAAGATAGATTTTTATTGCAAAGGATAAATTCTCGGGATATTTTTGTGCTTATTTCTGTTCCCGATCTGCCTGTTGTCATTGAATTTGTGCATGCTGCCAATCATCGAAACCATCTTCGGATCCTTTTTATCCGAGAAGATGAAGATGCTCAGTTTTTACCACTTTATGAGGCTAAACTCAGAATGACTCGAAACATTCTTGTGCATTCGGATAAGGATGTGCCAAAGCGCGTGCTCACGGCCTGGAGTCTTGGATGTCCGGATCAGCTGATTGCCACTGCACAGGTCGTTGATGGTGAGCTCTTTGTCATGGCCTGTGACCATACCCTGTTCAGAGTTGGCTTTGAAGAAATGCCCGCACTCAAGCGTATTCCAGAAGAACAGCGTTCTTCGTTTACCATCTCCAGCGAAGGCAGTTATATTCACTGGCCTGAGGCTGATGTACATATCGACCTGGATGCTGTGCGCTACCTGAAAGACGATATGTGGCGAGAGAAAAAGGATCGGGAAAGATTGATGTCTGGCATTCGGTTCGGAGAGGCGGTTGCCGCATTTCGAAAACAGTGCGAGATTAAGCAAGCCGATATTCAAGGTCTTTCGGAACGCCAGGTGCGCAGAATCGAAAAGGGAGAACGGACAAAGGTGGATACGCTGGGGATTCTGGCAAGAAGTCACGGTTTGTCCCTGAAAGCATATCTGGATAAAATTGCCGAAATTCTTTCTGAAGGTGGTGAGGTTATCTCCAGGGTCTCGACCTCGATCCCGCAAGACACCATAGACTTAAGAGGGGGCAGATATGATCAAAAATGAGAGACAATATCGGATTACTAAGGCCCAGATAAGGAAGTTTGAGGGCGCTTTAGCGGAGTTGGCTCAGACTAAAGATAAGAATATTCATCCTCTACTTCAGAAAGCTCATCAGGATGCATTGAGAAGTCAATGTGAGGAACTCCGTATGCAGTTGGAGGAATACGACGCGCTTGTAGAAGGTAAGCGCAATGTTCTCTAACGTCTTTCACTATCTGTCTGTTGTGACTGAATTTGTGCGTGCTGCCAATCACCGAAACCATCTTCGAATATGAAAACAGACCGATTTCCATCGAAAGTTCCATCCTTCCCAATCGGATCTTATAACCTGCGCGGAATAAAACCTGAGGACGCGCCCTCTCTCTACCAATTTATGTCAGACAAAGAGGTAACCCAATTTACAAGCTTACATGCAAAAACGCTTGAAGAGGTCCAATCATGGATTGAACTTATGATGGAACAGTTTGTGAAGAAACAATCGATTTATTGGGTCATAACAGCGGATAATCGTGCCATTGGTCGATGTCACTATATTTATCTCGACGCTATACATTCAAGAGCCGAAATTGGATACTACCTCGCAAAAGAGTACTGGGGCTGCGGAATTATGACAAATGCTGTTGCTGCAATTGTAGAATACGGTTTTGAACACCTCAAATTGAATCGAATCGAAGCAAGGTCGATTTCCAGGAATTATGGTTCCACGCGCGTCCTTGAAAAAGTCGGTTTTTCAAAAGAAGGCACACTGAGGCAGCATACTTTCAGAGCCGGTGAGTTTTTCGATAAAGAAAAATGGATTGCGCATAAATTTGCGTAACCCATTGTTTTTGATGGTGGGCGATACTGGACTTGAACCAGTGACCTCTTGCATGTCAAGCAAGCACTCTAACCACCTGAGCTAATCGCCCACCCAATTTAATTATTATTTTTATGTGTTTCTGGAATGTTCTTTTTAAGGCCGTTTCTACAAAATCCGAGGATGTGTACTAAAGTATGTCCTTTACTTTTCTCAGAGAGCAGTGCGTCTGTCTTCATTAGGTCTGAAATGTATATGAACCGAAGTCGAATGTCAAACGAAAAGGCGTCAAGGCCCAAAACTCTCTCTACAGATATTTTATATCGTTCATTTGGTCAATTGGTAGATTTTAGGTCCGGATTTTGTATCTTGGATGTGTACAATAACATGAGTATATTTTGTTCTATCTGGACTTGAACCGTTTTAGTGGATAACATATCTTTTTTAGAGAAAGGAATTCAGAAACGGAGGGAAAATGAAAGATGGATGAAAAAAAACTCCTGGAACGAATTACGATCAACCCGAAGATTTTTGGAGGTAAACCTATTGTTCGAGGACGTCGGCTTGCTGTTGAACATGTCCTTAGTATGCTCGCAGCAGGAGATACCTCTGAGGTGCTGCTTAAAGGGTATCCTTGGCTGACACATGAAGATATTCAAGCCTGCCTACTATATGCCCGAAAGGTGATTGGACACGAGCGTGTTGAACCGATCCGACCTGCTGATGCGGAAGTGTGACAAAAGAATTTTCCGATAAGAGGGATAAAAGTGACGGGGAGACATTGACTTAGCGATGCTCCCCGTTGATTTTTAATTATAGTATTGCAAGACGGAGTTGACGAAGTTCTTTACTGGAGGTGTGTATGCCAAAACCCAATATCGTTTTCATTTATTCGGATCAGCATCGCGGTGATGCAGTGGGGTGCGCCGGGCATCCGGTGATCAAAACACCACATCTGGATCGTCTGGGGTCCGAAGGGGTGGTGTTTAGCCAGTGTTATACCAATGGGCCGATTTGTATGCCTGCGCGAGCGACGATGATGACGGGGCAGTATGTGCGGGAACACGGTGTTTGGCAGAATATTGTTGCGGCCGATCAGCGTGGTCCCAGTCATGTGCGAAATGTGCGCGATGCGGGCTATCATACTGCTCTGGTGGGCAAGACCCACTTATATACGCACACGGGCGGTACAAAAAGTCAGGAAAAGACGGCAATATTGGAAGATTGGGGGTTTGTAGATATTCAGGAGATGCACGGTCCACACGCGTCGGGAGTGAACAAATCGCAGTATTCGGATTATCTCGAAGAATTGGGTTTGTGGGAGACGCACCGAGACTACGTGGTCAGGTCAAAGACGCGTCTGGAAGAGGGCAGGGCACGGGCCTGGGAAGATCCGCCCTGTCCATTGCCTTCTGAATGTCATTTGGACAGTTATACCGGGCGTACGGCCGCAGAATGGGTGCGCGATTACGATGGCGACAAGCCGTTCTATCTGCAGGTGTTGTTTCCGGGTCCGCACAATCCCTTTGATTCGCCACAGGAGTATCGGGATATGTACAGTATGGATGATATTCCTTTGGGTATTATGGATTTGCCCAAAGAACCGTATCCCAAATATATTGTGCGGTCGCTCTTTCGCGCTGGCGATGCCAAAACGATGACCGAAGAAGAAAAGAAACAACTGGTTATCAATTATTATGCAAAGATTACATTGATTGACAATGCAATTGGGGGTATTATCGAAGCTCTTGAGGCAAAGGGCATTTTGGACAATACCTGGATTATTTACAGTTCGGATCACGGTGAGATGGCTGGGGATCATCGGTTGAGCCACAAAGGGGTCTTTTACGATATGGCTGTACGGGTGCCTCTGGTTGTGCGTCCTCCAGGGGGGCAGTCTGGATGGACCTCTGAAGGACTGACGGATTGCTTGAATATCACGGCTACGGTTTTAGATGTTGCAGGGGCAGAGTCTTTGGAGAATAGCGATGGGGTTTCGTTTGCTCCGCAGGTGTTGGCAGGTCCAGATGCCGATGGCGCGCAAAAGGGCAAAGACGCTGTGTTTAGTGAGGTCGATGGGTTTACTATGGTTTTTGATAGGCGATACAAGCTGGTGGTTGAATCTGTGTCTGAGAAGCCGGTTGAGATGTACGATTGTCAAAATGATCCCTACGAACTGAATAATGTTTTTGAGGATCCCGATATGGAATCTGTTCGGCGAGATTTGATTGATACCCACTTGAGTGGGATTAGAGGCCGATTGGACCGGGAGAAGCTCGAGTTTTACCGGGCGATCCCGGCAAAGACGTATTCTCCACCAGGATAAGCATTCCATTAAAAGTAAATTTAGACTTGACCCATTTGATTGCACAACGTATCTCTAAGTTGGAGCTACCAAGGGGCCAGATGGTATCCAGGGCGACCGCCATCTGGAATTGCGTGAAGATAAAAAATAAGCCAAAAAACGCAATCAATTACGCAATTAGACGCAATCAATTTTGTAAGTATTTGTTTTATATAGATTTGAAAATAAAACAAATACGTATAAAATACGCATAAAAAGTAAAAAAATATATACAATAGTACAATTAGAGGCTATTATGGACGCGATTCAAGTTGCCGATAGTATTACAAAGCTCGGCTCGCAGTTGCGGGGGACTGTTCTTGTTGCCGCTTCTCATGGAGGGCGGTATTGTGGGTATCTCGCGGCATTGGCGGGTCTTCGGGGCGTTATTTTTAACGATGCGGGTGTTGGGAAGGATAATGCGGGGATTGGGTCGCTCGATTATTTGCAAGGTCTCGGGCTCGCGGCTGCCGCGATTGCACATTCGTCTGCGCGCATTGGAGATGGGGCAGATATGCTCGAGCGCGGGCGCATTAGTTTTTGCAATGAGATGGCCCGGTCGCTCGGCTGTGAAGAGGGGCAGGCTTGCCGAGAGGCGGCTGAGGTTTTGTGTAATGGTAAGCCATTTGGAGGGGATGTACCGGACTATGAGGAATCGCGTTCTGTGTTGCAGGAGGTGCCTGTTCTCACTCTTGCATGTGATTCTGCATCGCTCGTTACGCCTGAGGATGCAGGTGCGTTTATTATTACGGGGTCGCACGGTGGGGTGATTGCGGGCAGGCCCGATTATGGTATTGCAGCAGAGGCGAGGGGCGCAGTGTTTAACGATGCGGGGGTCGGTGTTGATCGGGCGGGTGTTCGGCGTCTTGAGATTCTGGATCGCGCTGGTATTCCCGCGGGGACAGTGGATGCGATGACCGCCTGTATCGGCGATGCGGTTTCCGCATGGGAGAGCGGTGTGCTGTCGTATGTCAATTTACAGGCGGAGAGATGTGGTGTTAACGCGGGGATGACGGTTCCGGAGTTTGGGGAGAGGCTGGTATAAAACCCCGCCACCCAACGGGCGGGCACGGGGGCACCGCCCCTACATTATGTATTTGGATATGGAGTTTCTATGTCTTCAGATGTACACATGAATGGCGGGCAGGCGCTTGCCGAGATGTTTCGCCTTCACAATCCTGCGCCTATGTTCGGTATGGGGGGGTTTCAGCTTCTGCCTTTTTACGATGCGGTGCGCGAACTTGGGCTTTCGCATACGTTGATCAATGATGAGCGCTGTGGTATTTTTGCCGCGGATGCCTGGGCGCGCGTAACTGGTCGTCCCGGTATATGCGATGGGACGCTCGGTCCCGGGGCGACGAATCTGGTTACGGGATTGGTGGAGTCTCTCAATGCGGGTGTTCCGCTTATTGTTGTTGTGGGCAATAGCAATCGCGAGCATTCGTGGAAGAATATGACGCAGGAGGCGCGTCAGACGGAGATTTTGGCGCCAGCGGCTAAAGCGCTTATTCGGGTCGAGAGCGGCAATCGCATTCCCGAGCTTGTGCGGCGCGCGTACGCTGTTGCCACGTCGGGGAGACCGGGACCTGTTGTGCTGGATGTGCCCGAGGATATTGCACATGGGGAGTATGATTATCCCAGGGCGGATTTTTTTGTGGATCCAGAAACGCTGCGTATTCCCGCACAGCGTTCGCGCCCGGGTCGAGATGCGGTTGCGCGTGCGGCGGAGTGTTTGCGCGATGCCCGGCGGCCGATTATTCTCGCTGGCGGTGGTGTCCATCTTTCTGGCGCTTATTGCGAGTTGCAGAGCTTTGCGGAGGCGTTTAGTATTCCGGTTGCGCAAACGCTGAGTGGCAAGGGCGCGATTCCCTGTATTCATCCGCTTAGCGTGGGGTTATTCGGACGCTGGTCTCGGATTGCCAATGATTTGATTGCGTCTGCAGATTGTATTCTGTCGGTTGGTTGCAAGATGGGCGAGATTGCCACGAAACGCTATGATTTGATTCCGCGCGATGTGCCTTTTATTCATCTCGATATTGTGGCTGAAGAAATCGGGCGCACGACGCCTGCTACAGTTTCACTCTGGGGCGATGCGGCTGAGGGCTTGCGCGATCTTCATGCGTGTTTGTCCTCTGATCGGGTGGCGATACAGGAGATGCGCGTGGGCTATTTGGCCGAGGTCTCAGAGCGGATGGCTGTCTGGCGAGCCGAGGCAGAGCCGCGTTATGCGTCTGACGAGAGACCCGTCAATATGGCGCGGGTGGTGCGCGAATTGCAAAATGCGATGCCCGAAGACGGTATTCTCGTTGTGGATGGTGGGTTTGCCGCGCATTGGACTGGTTTGCTCTACGATTCAACCCGGTCTGGGCGCACGTATATTGCCAATCGCGGATTTGCGTCTATCGGTTACGGGTTGCCGGGTACGATGGGCGCGCAACTCGCGGCGGGTGATTCACCCGTTGTTGGTCTGACCGGAGATGCGGGGTTTAATATGGTGCTCGGTGAATTGGAGACGGCCCGGCGTCTTGAGCTTGGGTTTACCCTCGCTATTGTGAATAATGCGGCTTCGGGCTATGTTAAAGCTCTCCAGCACAATATGTATGCGGGGCGCTATCAGTCGAGTGATTTGAGCGAGACGGATTATGCCGATACGGCCCGTGCGCTTGGATGTCAGAGTATTCGCGTGGATGATCCCGGGGCATTGCAAGGTGCTTTTGCCGAGGGGATTGCCAATCGCGATACGCCTACGATTATCGATGTTATTGTTACGAGAGATCCGTCAAAAATGTTGCCGGGCGTTGATAGCCGAACAGCGCCGGTTAAAAAGGGCGATAGGCCAGCGTGAGAAGCGCGAATCAACGAATCAACGACGGAGTTTGCAACAATTTGGGGTGGTTGAGCGGGGTTCGTCTATTCGTCTATTCGTCTATTCGCCGAGGGAGATTATTTTATGGCTCTTACACAGGAGAAACAACTCGAGATGCTGCGGATTATGCAAACGATCCGGCGCTTTGAAGAGCGCGCGTCTGATGATTATCGCGCAGGGGATATTTACGGTGTTGTTCATTGTTATATCGGCGAGGAGGCCGTTGCTACGGGTGTCTGTGCCGCGCTCAATCCGGATGATCAGATTATCAGTACGCACCGCGGGCACGGGCATTGTATTGCCAAGGGCGCGGATTTGAAGCGGATGATGGCTGAGCTTTATGGGCGGGAGACGGGGTATTGTAAGGGCAAAGGGGGGTCGATGCATATTGCCGATTTTAGTATTGGGATGCTGGGTGCTAATGGTATTGTTGCAGGTGGCATACCGATTGTTACGGGTGCTGGTCTGGCCGCGCAACTCGAGGGCAAGGGGCGCGTTGCGGTCTCGTTTTTTGGCGATGGGGCATCCAATGCAGGTCCGTTTCACGAGTCGATTAATATTGCTGCGGCGTGGAAGTTGCCTATGATCTATGTTTGCGAGAATAATCTTTACGCGGCGAGCACTCCGGCAGCAGGTACGCTGGCGCATAGCGATGTTGCTGCGCGTGCCGCGGGGTACGATATCCCGGGGGTGGTTGTTGATGGGAATGATGTGATGGCGGTTTATGACGCGGCTCAGGAGGCTGTTGCCCGCGCGCGCAAGGACGAGGGTCCTTCGCTGATTGAGTGTAAGACTTATCGCTGGCGGGGGCATACGGAGAGGGTTGGCGCGGCTGATCCAAGGCCGCAGAGCGAGATTCGCGCATGGAAGGAGAGAGATCCAATTGAGCGATTTGTCGCGGGTCTGATGGATCAGGGATGTATTACCCAGGAGGCGTGGCAAGAGATGGATGGTGAAATTCTCGCGGAGGTTGAAGCGTCGGTGCAATTTGCCATAGAGAGTCCATTTCCAGATTTAGAAGCTGCTATCGAAGATGTTTTTGCCGAGTGAGTCGAGGATAATACGATGAGAAAAATCTCTTATGCACAGGCCGGGATGGAAGCTCTTGTAGAAGAAATGAGGCGTGATCCAACGACGTTTCATCTGTCAACCGATGCGCCCGATGCGCTCGTCAAAGAGTTTGGGTCTGAACGCGTGCGCGCCACGCCTATTGCCGAGGGCGCGCTTACAGGTATTGCTGTTGGTGCTGCGGGTTCTGGGTTCCGTCCGATTATTAACTGGAGTATGGTTACGTTTTCTTTTGTGGCGATGGATCAGATTGTGAATCAGGCAGCCAAGATTCACTATATGTTCGGGGGGCAGGTGAAGTTTCCAATTACTTTCCGCACGTCGGTCGGCGGTGGCAGGCGGGTTGCGGCGCAGCACTCGCAGAGTCCGTATTCGATGTTTATGAATCTGGCGGGGTTGAAGATGATTTTGCCTTCGACGCCTTATGATATGAAGGGGCTTCTCAAAACTGTTATTCGGGATGATAATCCCGTTATTTCTTTTGAGTCCAATCGCCTCATGGATTTTGCGGGCGAGGTTCCCGAAGAGCCTTATACCGTGCCTTTGGGCAAAGCGGATATTAAACGCGAGGGTGCAGATGTCACGATTGTGGCGCTGGCCTGGCTGGTTCACGAAGCGCTGGCGGCTGCTGAGGTGCTGTATAAGGAGGGGGTTTCGGTTGAGGTGCTGGATCCGCGCTCATTGGTTCCGCTCGATTGCGATGCTATTCGCGCGTCTGTGCAAAAGACCGGGCGGCTGGTTATTGCGGATGAGGCGGGTCCCACGGCGGGCGCTTCAGCCGAGATTGCCGCTGTGGCGACCGAAGATGCGGAGACTTTTGCAAAGATGAAGGCGCCCGTCAAACGCGTCTGCGCCCTCCATGTGCCCATTCCTTACACGCCCCAGTTGGAAGATCACGTTTTTCCTGATCGGGATAATATTATTGCAGGTGTCAGGGAAGTGATGAATGTCGGATAGGACAGCGGGGTAACTCCAAAGATCATATTTAGATCAAACAAAAACCACGTCCTTCAGGCGTGGTTTTTTTGTTCTATTTTTTGAGAGGTGTAGTTTGATGCGAAATCCAAAATTTTCAGTGATTATTCCAACATATAATCGCGCGAACTATGTTGGGGAGGCTGTTGAGAGCGTTTTGCAACAGACGTATCAGAGTTTTGAACTCATTGTGGTGAACGATGGTTCTACGGATGATACGGCAGCGGTGATCAGGCGATTTGGAGATCGGATTTGCTATGTTGAAAAGGCGAATGGCGGGAAGGCATCTGCTGTGAATCTGGGGCTGAGATATGCAACGGGTGATTATGTTTGGATTTTGGATGATGATGATATTGGATTGCCAGATAAGCTCGAGTTGCACGCGGCGCAATTTGCAGAAGATCCGGAT comes from Gemmatimonadota bacterium and encodes:
- a CDS encoding DUF2442 domain-containing protein, producing MTRNILVHSDKDVPKRVLTAWSLGCPDQLIATAQVVDGELFVMACDHTLFRVGFEEMPALKRIPEEQRSSFTISSEGSYIHWPEADVHIDLDAVRYLKDDMWREKKDRERLMSGIRFGEAVAAFRKQCEIKQADIQGLSERQVRRIEKGERTKVDTLGILARSHGLSLKAYLDKIAEILSEGGEVISRVSTSIPQDTIDLRGGRYDQK
- a CDS encoding phytanoyl-CoA dioxygenase family protein, with amino-acid sequence MADNIPIEHRFHFDLSGFLILRNVLTPEECEATLNVLSDLESRTYKDEWMASAPTFGRPKPLPTCDKSREFQVRLNGLLRLDPVFDLMIAHPKVVPYLKAFMGEPQLINTWSISKFKGAQQGGWHRGVPTTDYSYRNGDIRSRMLNTVYFVTDNGPDDGCVVAVPGSHKSNFDLNWQAYQGLDLPGAVAVTGKAGDVLLFSETVIHNGLPKTTEPVRSNLYFNYTHAHYNVMMREPPNGYHRCLPPEIRERFNEAQKAMTRWMELARWDV
- a CDS encoding thiamine pyrophosphate-binding protein is translated as MSSDVHMNGGQALAEMFRLHNPAPMFGMGGFQLLPFYDAVRELGLSHTLINDERCGIFAADAWARVTGRPGICDGTLGPGATNLVTGLVESLNAGVPLIVVVGNSNREHSWKNMTQEARQTEILAPAAKALIRVESGNRIPELVRRAYAVATSGRPGPVVLDVPEDIAHGEYDYPRADFFVDPETLRIPAQRSRPGRDAVARAAECLRDARRPIILAGGGVHLSGAYCELQSFAEAFSIPVAQTLSGKGAIPCIHPLSVGLFGRWSRIANDLIASADCILSVGCKMGEIATKRYDLIPRDVPFIHLDIVAEEIGRTTPATVSLWGDAAEGLRDLHACLSSDRVAIQEMRVGYLAEVSERMAVWRAEAEPRYASDERPVNMARVVRELQNAMPEDGILVVDGGFAAHWTGLLYDSTRSGRTYIANRGFASIGYGLPGTMGAQLAAGDSPVVGLTGDAGFNMVLGELETARRLELGFTLAIVNNAASGYVKALQHNMYAGRYQSSDLSETDYADTARALGCQSIRVDDPGALQGAFAEGIANRDTPTIIDVIVTRDPSKMLPGVDSRTAPVKKGDRPA
- a CDS encoding thiamine pyrophosphate-dependent dehydrogenase E1 component subunit alpha — translated: MALTQEKQLEMLRIMQTIRRFEERASDDYRAGDIYGVVHCYIGEEAVATGVCAALNPDDQIISTHRGHGHCIAKGADLKRMMAELYGRETGYCKGKGGSMHIADFSIGMLGANGIVAGGIPIVTGAGLAAQLEGKGRVAVSFFGDGASNAGPFHESINIAAAWKLPMIYVCENNLYAASTPAAGTLAHSDVAARAAGYDIPGVVVDGNDVMAVYDAAQEAVARARKDEGPSLIECKTYRWRGHTERVGAADPRPQSEIRAWKERDPIERFVAGLMDQGCITQEAWQEMDGEILAEVEASVQFAIESPFPDLEAAIEDVFAE
- a CDS encoding alpha-ketoacid dehydrogenase subunit beta; protein product: MRKISYAQAGMEALVEEMRRDPTTFHLSTDAPDALVKEFGSERVRATPIAEGALTGIAVGAAGSGFRPIINWSMVTFSFVAMDQIVNQAAKIHYMFGGQVKFPITFRTSVGGGRRVAAQHSQSPYSMFMNLAGLKMILPSTPYDMKGLLKTVIRDDNPVISFESNRLMDFAGEVPEEPYTVPLGKADIKREGADVTIVALAWLVHEALAAAEVLYKEGVSVEVLDPRSLVPLDCDAIRASVQKTGRLVIADEAGPTAGASAEIAAVATEDAETFAKMKAPVKRVCALHVPIPYTPQLEDHVFPDRDNIIAGVREVMNVG
- a CDS encoding sulfatase-like hydrolase/transferase, yielding MPKPNIVFIYSDQHRGDAVGCAGHPVIKTPHLDRLGSEGVVFSQCYTNGPICMPARATMMTGQYVREHGVWQNIVAADQRGPSHVRNVRDAGYHTALVGKTHLYTHTGGTKSQEKTAILEDWGFVDIQEMHGPHASGVNKSQYSDYLEELGLWETHRDYVVRSKTRLEEGRARAWEDPPCPLPSECHLDSYTGRTAAEWVRDYDGDKPFYLQVLFPGPHNPFDSPQEYRDMYSMDDIPLGIMDLPKEPYPKYIVRSLFRAGDAKTMTEEEKKQLVINYYAKITLIDNAIGGIIEALEAKGILDNTWIIYSSDHGEMAGDHRLSHKGVFYDMAVRVPLVVRPPGGQSGWTSEGLTDCLNITATVLDVAGAESLENSDGVSFAPQVLAGPDADGAQKGKDAVFSEVDGFTMVFDRRYKLVVESVSEKPVEMYDCQNDPYELNNVFEDPDMESVRRDLIDTHLSGIRGRLDREKLEFYRAIPAKTYSPPG
- a CDS encoding GNAT family N-acetyltransferase, translating into MKTDRFPSKVPSFPIGSYNLRGIKPEDAPSLYQFMSDKEVTQFTSLHAKTLEEVQSWIELMMEQFVKKQSIYWVITADNRAIGRCHYIYLDAIHSRAEIGYYLAKEYWGCGIMTNAVAAIVEYGFEHLKLNRIEARSISRNYGSTRVLEKVGFSKEGTLRQHTFRAGEFFDKEKWIAHKFA
- a CDS encoding DUF433 domain-containing protein, with product MDEKKLLERITINPKIFGGKPIVRGRRLAVEHVLSMLAAGDTSEVLLKGYPWLTHEDIQACLLYARKVIGHERVEPIRPADAEV